Within Halorussus sp. MSC15.2, the genomic segment CCGACTGCTGGCGGGCGCGTTCGCGGCGCTGGTGGCGTGGCGGACCGAGGACGTTCTGGCGACGCTCGTGGCCGGGATGGCGAGCCTGTGGCTCCTGACGTTCGTTTTCGGATAGCGGACCGACGAGTGTACTCGCAAGTTCGCCGCACACGTCGGTCCTCTTCGCGAGAACTCGTCCCGGTCGTATCACACTACCACGGAACTCACGCGGCGATGATGTCGAACTCGAGCAGAAGGTACGCCGACGCGAAGATAGACGCGTTGTAGAGACCGTGAACGGCCATCGCGACGGGGAGCGAATCGGTGGACGCGTACAGCCAACCGAAGGCGAGACCGACGAGGAAGATGACGAAGAGGGTGACTGCGATACCGAGCGCGGACGGCACTACCACCAGTGTCGGCAGATGAATCGACATAAAGAGGACTCCCGCACCGACGACAGCGCCGCGGACCGAGAACGCTCCGGCGAGGTATCGCTGAATGACTCCGCGGAACAACAACTCCTCGGAGGGACCGATAATAAGGACGGAGAGCGGAATCATCACCAACAGGAGTAGCTGCGTATCGGCCGACGATTGAAGGATGCTCGGGGGAGCGAGGGGGACGCCAGCGAGCGACGCTACCCCGATGATACTCGACCGGAGCGCGAACAACGCCACGGTCCCACCGAGTACGTACTGTACGAGCGTTCGGGTATCGGGAACGGAGAGGTCGAGAAAGTCCAGTCCCCGCCCACTCAGTTTCAGAAATCCTGCGCCGACGACGACGAACGCCAGTTCACCGAGAACCGTCGCCCCGACGGTCCGCTCGATACCGGACAATCCGAGGACTGCGGGCAACGTGAAGACGCCGTTCACCACGACGGCGACGACCGTCAGGCCCACGGCTACCAGTCCCCGTATCCATCGCGTCCCGTTCGAGGACTCTGGGTCGGCTGCTGCTCTGTCGCTTGGTTCGTTCTCCGATAACCCCATACCAGTGACAGAATTAGGAAATTACTTAGAATTTGTCATTCGGCGGTAACTGCCTCGGCGAGCCGTAGCATTCGAAAAGAACGGTGTCTGTCGTCGGCAGAGCGCCGTGCATCGCGCGGGCAAGCCGAACAGCCGTAGCGGACGCGGTACCGGTTCGTAGCGTCGTTGTAGTCCCGCGAAAAAGTCGCGTCCGACAGACCGGCGTTCGGGACCGAGCGAACGCTCAGTCCTCCCGCAGTTCTCGGACGCGCTCGATGTTCCACGCGAAGCCCTTGCCGTCCTCGTGGGGCGTTTCGAGGACGAGCGGCACGTCTTCGAGGTCCGGATGGTTGATGAACGCGCGCATCCCCTCCTCGCCGATGAGACCCTCGCCGATGTGGGCGTGTTCGTCCTTGTTCGTGCCGCACTCGTGCTTCGAGTCGTTGAGGTGGACGCACTTCAGGTGTTCCAGTCCCACCACGTCGTCGAACTCCGCGATGGTGTCGTGGACCGCCTCCTCGGTCGAGAGGTCGTAGCCCGCCGCGAAGGCGTGGGCGGTGTCGATGCAGACGTCGAGGTCCTGCTCCGAACGGGTCAGCACCTCGTGGAGGTGTTCGAAGTCGCCGCCGAGTTTCGTCCCCGACCCGGCGTCGCTCTCGATGAGGACCGTCACGCCGTCGGGGATGTCCAGTTCGTCTAACGCGGACGCGGCGTTGTCGAGTCCGCCGTCCACGCCCGCGCCGGTGTGCGCGCCGAGGTGGACGTTGACGTACGGGATGTCGAGTTTGTCCGCGGCGTCGACCTCCTTCTGCATCGAGTCGATGGACTTCGCCCGGAGGTCGTCCTTGGGCGTGCAGAGGTTCACGAGGTACGACGAGTGGATGACCCACGGCCCCACGTCGTTCTCGGCAGACAGCGACCGGAACTGTTCGGCCTCCTCGTCGCCGATGTCCGGGTCCTGCCACACCTGCGGGGAGTGGGTGAATATCTGTCCGCAGTTGCCGCCGTCCTCTATCTGCTC encodes:
- a CDS encoding CPBP family intramembrane glutamic endopeptidase; the protein is MGLSENEPSDRAAADPESSNGTRWIRGLVAVGLTVVAVVVNGVFTLPAVLGLSGIERTVGATVLGELAFVVVGAGFLKLSGRGLDFLDLSVPDTRTLVQYVLGGTVALFALRSSIIGVASLAGVPLAPPSILQSSADTQLLLLVMIPLSVLIIGPSEELLFRGVIQRYLAGAFSVRGAVVGAGVLFMSIHLPTLVVVPSALGIAVTLFVIFLVGLAFGWLYASTDSLPVAMAVHGLYNASIFASAYLLLEFDIIAA
- a CDS encoding deoxyribonuclease IV, encoding MRVGAHESIAGGVYNAVDEQIEDGGNCGQIFTHSPQVWQDPDIGDEEAEQFRSLSAENDVGPWVIHSSYLVNLCTPKDDLRAKSIDSMQKEVDAADKLDIPYVNVHLGAHTGAGVDGGLDNAASALDELDIPDGVTVLIESDAGSGTKLGGDFEHLHEVLTRSEQDLDVCIDTAHAFAAGYDLSTEEAVHDTIAEFDDVVGLEHLKCVHLNDSKHECGTNKDEHAHIGEGLIGEEGMRAFINHPDLEDVPLVLETPHEDGKGFAWNIERVRELRED